In one Lolium rigidum isolate FL_2022 chromosome 3, APGP_CSIRO_Lrig_0.1, whole genome shotgun sequence genomic region, the following are encoded:
- the LOC124704319 gene encoding LOW QUALITY PROTEIN: formin-like protein 3 (The sequence of the model RefSeq protein was modified relative to this genomic sequence to represent the inferred CDS: inserted 1 base in 1 codon), with protein MSLLSRFFYKRPPDGLLEFIDRIYVFDSCFCTEVLPHGMYPVYLNGIITELHEEHTESSFLAINFRDGDKRSQLADILHEYEIPVIDYPRHFEGCPVLPLSLIHHFLRVCEHWLSTGNSQNIILLHCERXGWPSLAFLLSCFLIFKKLHSAEHKTLDIVYREAPKGFLQLFSALNPMPSQLRYMQYVARRNISPEWPPLERALSLDCLILRAIPNFDSDNGCRPLVRIFGRNLLGKNASMTDMIFSMPKKKSLRHYRQEDCDVIKIDIQCPVQGDVVLECVHLDLDPEKEVMMFRIMFNTAFIRSNVLMLNSDDVDILWGSKDRYPRSFRAEVLFCEIGGISPPRAPTATLNGDMKGGLPIEAFSAVQELFNGVEWMESSDNAAFWLLKEFSANSLQDKFQKLILSDMKELSKFQAKVGLQMPLMSPLDSDEEKYSVASDSVSSTDYEKDRALTTEDSESIATSSVNASSPSPPRGRSSSLSTEQSLLPAELQQELPSTRQLPQSSAENGDKRVISALVPPPATANGSEPVFLAPPPPPPPPPPPPPPPPPPSGSKPVFSPPPPPPPPPPSGSKPAFSPPPPPPPLPQSSNLSSPQLPPAPPPPPLPNSRTGTLISAPAPQPQQNVLFHPVPPPPSQANGIAKKCPPPPPPPPRPPPSSNRAPTTAAGILSKGPPPPPPPPPPPGAHCPPPPPPPPGAHCPPPPPPPPGAHCPPPPPPPPLPAGAIQRTPAPPPPPLMTGKKAPAPPPPPPQAPKPPETVPPPSSKISNAPAPPPLLGRGRAATGSGKGRGIGLAHQSNPPKKASLKPLHWVKVTRAMQGSLWADAQNQGNQARAPDIDLSELETLFSTAVATNASEKGGTKRASAVSKPEIVHLVDMRRANNCEIMLTKIKMPLPDMIRAILALDTSVLDNDQVENLIKFCPTNEEIEMLKNYNGNKEMLGKCEQFFLELMKVPRVESKLRVFAFRIAFTTQTDELRTNLTTINDATKEVKESLKLRQIMQTILTLGNALNQGTARGSAVGFRLDSLLKLSDTRARNNKMTLMHYLCKLLAEKLPELLDFDKDLIHLEAASKIQLKFIAEEMQAINKGLEKVEQELAASVNDGAISIGFRKALKSFLDSAEAVVRSLISLYAEVGRNADSLAQYFGEDPARCPFEQVTSILVIFVNMFKKSRDENARNAEAEKKKLEKAAIK; from the exons ATGTCACTGCTTAGTAGATTTTTCTACAAGCGGCCACCCGATGGATTACTGGAGTTCATTGACAGGATCTACG TTTTTGATTCATGCTTCTGCACTGAAGTTTTGCCGCATGGAATGTACCCTGTCTATTTGAATGGTATCATTACAGAGTTGCATGAAGAACACACAGAGTCTTCTTTTCTGGCGATTAACTTCAGAGATGGGGATAAGAGAAGCCAGCTTGCTGATATCCTACATGAATACGAAATTCCAGTAATTGACTACCCGCGTCATTTTGAAGGCTGCCCAGTGCTCCCTCTATCTCTTATCCACCATTTCCTTCGTGTCTGTGAACACTGGCTATCTACTGGGAACAGCCAAAATATTATACTGCTCCACTgtgaga ggggctggccatcATTGGCATTTCTGTTATCTTGTTTCCTTATTTTCAAGAAGTTGCACAGCGCAGAACATAAAactctagacattgtttatcgtGAGGCGCCTAAAGGTTTCCTGCAGCTTTTTTCTGCACTCAACCCAATGCCCTCTCAGCTCCGATATATGCAATATGTAGCCAGAAGAAACATTTCTCCAGAGTGGCCTCCATTGGAGCGGGCACTCTCTTTGGATTGTCTGATTCTCCGAGCCATTCCAAATTTCGATTCTGATAATGGATGCAGGCCATTGGTCCGCATTTTTGGTCGAAATCTTCTTGGCAAGAATGCTAGCATGACCGACATGATTTTTTCAATGCCTAAGAAGAAGTCCTTGCGCCACTATCGGCAG GAGGACTGTGACGTGATAAAAATTGATATCCAATGTCCGGTCCAGGGAGATGTTGTTCTGGAGTGTGTGCATCTTGATCTTGATCCAGAAAAGGAAGTTATGATGTTCCGGATAATGTTCAATACTGCTTTTATTCGTTCAAATGTACTGATGCTGAATAGTGATGATGTTGATATACTATGGGGTTCAAAAGATCGGTACCCGAGGAGTTTTAGAGCAGAG GTGCTGTTTTGTGAAATTGGAGGCATCTCTCCTCCAAGGGCTCCAACAGCAACATTGAATGGTGATATGAAAGGTGGTTTACCAATTGAAGCCTTTTCAGCTGTTCAAGAACTCTTCAATGGCGTTGAATGGATGGAAAGCAGTGACAATGCTGCCTTTTGGTTGCTCAAAGAATTCTCAGCAAACTCGCTCCAAGATAAATTTCAAAAACTAATACTGAGCGACATGAAAGAGCTCTCAAAGTTCCAAGCTAAAGTTGGTCTGCAGATGCCACTGATGTCCCCACTAGATTCTGATGAAGAAAAATATTCCGTGGCTTCTGATTCTGTTTCTTCAACTGATTATGAGAAGGATCGTGCTCTTACCACTGAAGATTCTGAATCTATCG CTACTTCCTCAGTGAACGCTTCATCTCCATCTCCTCCACGTGGCCGATCTTCTAGCCTTTCAACTGAACAAAGCCTGCTGCCAGCAGAATTACAGCAGGAGTTACCAAGTACCAGGCAGCTGCCGCAATCATCAGCAGAAAATGGAGATAAACGTGTAATATCGGCACTGGTGCCACCACCAGCCACCGCAAATGGAAGCGAACCTGTTTTCTtggcaccgccgccaccaccaccaccaccaccaccaccaccgccaccaccgccaccaccaagtGGCAGCAAACCTGTTttctcgccaccgccgccgccaccaccgccaccaccaagtGGCAGCAAACCTGCTttctcaccgccgccgccaccaccaccactacctcAGAGTAGCAACTTATCTTCTCCACAGCTTCCACCTGCTCCACCTCCGCCACCCCTACCAAATTCTCGGACAGGAACACTTATATCTGCACCGGCACCGCAGCCACAGCAAAATGTTCTTTTTCATCCAGTACCACCACCTCCATCCCAAGCTAACGGAATAGCTAAGAAatgccctccgcctcctccaccccCACCCCGCCCCCCTCCCTCTTCTAACAGAGCACCTACAACTGCTGCTGGCATTCTGTCCAAAggaccacctcctccacccccacctccacctccacctggtGCTCATtgcccaccgccacctccacctccacctggtGCTCATtgcccaccgccacctccacctccacctggtGCTCATtgcccaccgccacctccacctccaccgttgCCAGCAGGCGCTATTCAAAGAACTCCagcgccaccacctcctcccctGATGACAGGGAAGAAAGCTCCTGcaccgccacccccaccaccTCAAGCACCAAAACCTCCTGAAACTGTACCCCCTCCAAGCTCAAAGATCTCAAACGCACCTGCACCACCCCCATTATTGGGAAGGGGAAGAGCAGCAACTGGATCAGGAAAAGGTCGTGGCATTGGATTGGCGCATCAAAGTAACCCCCCAAAGAAAGCTTCCTTAAAGCCTTTGCACTGGGTGAAAGTTACACGCGCAATGCAAGGAAGTCTCTGGGCGGATGCACAAAATCAAGGAAATCAGGCTAG GGCTCCTGACATTGATTTATCTGAGTTGGAGACCTTGTTCTCCACTGCTGTTGCAACCAATGCAAGTGAGAAAGGAGGAACAAAGCGTGCCTCAGCTGTTAGCAAGCCAGAAATTGTTCACCTG GTTGATATGAGAAGAGCAAATAATTGTGAGATCATGCTTACGAAAATCAAAATGCCCCTTCCTGATATGATT AGGGCGATCTTGGCTTTAGATACTTCTGTTCTTGATAATGACCAAGTGGAGAATCTCATTAAGTTTTGCCCTACAAATGAAGAAATCGAGATGTTGAAG AACTATAACGGCAACAAAGAAATGCTTGGAAAATGTGAACAG TTTTTCCTGGAGCTAATGAAAGTTCCTCGCGTGGAGTCCAAACTAAGAGTTTTTGCTTTCAGAATTGCATTCACGACACAG ACGGATGAGCTAAGAACTAATTTAACCACCATAAATGATGCAACAAAAGAG GTGAAAGAGTCTCTGAAGTTACGGCAGATAATGCAGACCATTCTCACATTAGGGAATGCATTGAATCAAGGAACAGCTCGAG GTTCTGCTGTTGGCTTCAGATTAGACAGTCTTCTTAAACTATCGGATACTCGAGCTAGGAACAATAAGATGACACTAATGCATTATTTATGCAAG CTTCTCGCTGAAAAGTTGCCTGAGCTTCTTGATTTTGACAAAGACTTGATTCATCTGGAAGCAGCTTCTAAG atccagttgaagtttattGCTGAAGAAATGCAAGCAATAAACAAAGGTCTTGAGAAGGTCGAGCAAGAATTAGCTGCTTCAGTGAATGATGGTGCAATATCTATTGGCTTCCGTAAG GCATTGAAAAGCTTTCTTGACTCAGCAGAAGCTGTGGTTAGGTCCCTCATTTCCTTGTATGCAGAAGTG GGAAGAAATGCTGATTCCCTAGCTCAGTATTTTGGTGAAGATCCAGCCCGCTGCCCTTTTGAGCAAG